In one window of Pseudomonas putida DNA:
- a CDS encoding MFS transporter, with product MHDTHNERMSGSETRAAGGLALVFAFRMLGMFMVLPVLATYGMDLAGATPALIGLAIGAYGLTQAVLQIPFGVISDRIGRRPVIYLGLVIFALGSLLAAQADSIWGVIAGRILQGAGAISAAVMALLSDLTREQHRTKAMAMIGMSIGLSFAVAMVIGPLLTSAFGLSGLFLATAGLAVVGIALIAFVVPSAHSALQHRESGVARQALGPTLRNPDLLRLDLSIFILHAILMASFVALPLAFVERGGLPKEEHWWVYLTALLVSFFAMVPFIIYGEKKRKMKRVLVGAVTVLLLIEVFFWRWADDLRGLVTGTVIFFTAFNLLEASLPSLVSKVSPAGGKGTAMGVYSTSQFLGAALGGIIGGWLYQHGGLGMVFLGCAVLCGIWLVSALGMNEPPYVTSLRMPLTPEAVREAGLTERLMAVPGVTDAVVVAEEAAIYIKLDTKILDRATLERLVNPASAACEA from the coding sequence ATGCACGACACCCACAACGAGCGCATGAGTGGCAGCGAAACCCGCGCCGCAGGCGGCCTTGCCCTGGTCTTTGCCTTTCGTATGCTGGGCATGTTCATGGTCCTGCCCGTGTTGGCCACCTATGGCATGGACCTCGCCGGTGCCACGCCCGCGCTGATCGGCCTGGCCATTGGCGCCTACGGCCTGACGCAAGCCGTGCTACAGATCCCGTTCGGGGTGATTTCCGACCGCATCGGGCGTCGTCCGGTAATCTACCTGGGCCTGGTGATCTTCGCCCTTGGCAGCTTGCTGGCGGCCCAGGCCGATTCGATCTGGGGCGTGATCGCCGGACGCATCCTGCAGGGCGCGGGAGCGATTTCCGCAGCGGTCATGGCCTTGCTCTCCGACCTCACCCGCGAACAGCATCGCACCAAGGCCATGGCCATGATCGGCATGAGCATCGGCCTGTCGTTCGCGGTGGCGATGGTGATAGGGCCGCTGCTGACAAGTGCCTTTGGCTTGTCGGGATTGTTCCTCGCTACCGCAGGACTTGCCGTCGTCGGTATCGCCCTGATCGCCTTCGTCGTGCCCAGCGCGCATAGCGCACTGCAACACCGCGAATCGGGTGTCGCACGCCAGGCGCTCGGCCCGACCCTGCGTAATCCGGACCTTCTGCGTCTGGACCTGAGCATTTTCATCCTCCATGCGATCCTCATGGCCAGCTTCGTGGCCCTGCCGCTGGCCTTCGTCGAGCGTGGCGGCCTGCCCAAGGAAGAGCACTGGTGGGTATACCTGACCGCCTTGCTCGTCTCATTTTTTGCAATGGTGCCGTTCATCATCTACGGCGAAAAGAAGCGCAAGATGAAACGCGTGTTGGTTGGTGCGGTCACTGTGCTGCTGCTGATCGAGGTGTTCTTCTGGCGCTGGGCTGACGACTTGCGAGGACTGGTGACCGGCACCGTGATATTCTTTACCGCCTTCAACCTGCTGGAGGCATCCTTGCCTTCGCTGGTCAGCAAGGTGTCGCCCGCCGGCGGCAAGGGAACGGCCATGGGGGTCTACTCCACGAGCCAGTTCCTGGGTGCCGCGCTGGGAGGAATCATCGGTGGCTGGTTGTACCAGCACGGTGGCCTGGGCATGGTGTTCCTGGGATGTGCTGTACTGTGTGGTATCTGGCTGGTATCTGCCCTGGGCATGAACGAACCGCCGTACGTCACCAGCCTGCGCATGCCGTTGACACCGGAGGCTGTTCGCGAAGCCGGATTGACCGAGCGCCTGATGGCTGTGCCAGGTGTAACCGACGCCGTGGTGGTGGCAGAAGAAGCCGCCATCTATATCAAACTGGATACGAAAATTTTGGACCGTGCGACCCTCGAGCGTCTGGTGAACCCAGCCTCGGCGGCGTGCGAAGCCTAG
- a CDS encoding single-stranded DNA-binding protein gives MARGVNKVILVGTCGQDPEVRYLPNGNAVTNLSLATSEQWTDKQSGQKVERTEWHRVSLFGKVAEIAGEYLRKGSQCYIEGKLQTREWEKDGIKRYTTEIIVDMQGTMQLLGGRPQGQGGDQYNQGGGNYNQGGGQQQQYNQAPRQQAPRPQQAQQRPAPQQQAPQPAADFDSFDDDIPF, from the coding sequence ATGGCCCGTGGGGTTAACAAAGTCATTCTGGTTGGTACTTGCGGCCAGGATCCCGAAGTCCGCTACCTGCCCAACGGTAACGCCGTGACCAACCTGAGCCTGGCCACCAGCGAGCAGTGGACCGACAAGCAGTCGGGGCAGAAGGTCGAGCGCACCGAATGGCACCGTGTCTCGCTGTTCGGCAAGGTTGCCGAGATCGCCGGCGAGTACCTGCGCAAGGGTTCGCAGTGCTACATCGAGGGCAAGCTGCAGACTCGCGAGTGGGAAAAAGACGGCATCAAGCGCTACACCACCGAGATCATTGTCGACATGCAGGGCACCATGCAGCTGCTCGGCGGCCGTCCGCAGGGCCAGGGTGGCGATCAGTACAACCAGGGCGGCGGCAACTACAACCAGGGCGGTGGCCAGCAGCAACAGTACAACCAGGCCCCACGCCAGCAGGCGCCGCGTCCGCAGCAGGCGCAACAGCGCCCAGCGCCGCAACAGCAGGCTCCGCAGCCTGCCGCTGATTTCGACAGCTTCGATGACGATATTCCGTTCTGA